The Xenopus tropicalis strain Nigerian chromosome 2, UCB_Xtro_10.0, whole genome shotgun sequence genome window below encodes:
- the dazap2 gene encoding DAZ-associated protein 2: protein MNNKGQYPAAPAYPSQTPNPQSVYPPTMHLPQAPPYTDAPPAYSELYRSGYVHQAAANMAPLSAAYPPSTSMYLPMAQAMQVAPMASSVPMAYYPIGPVYPPGSTVIVEGGYDAGARFGVGSSPSVPPPPPGCPPNAAQLAAMQGANVLVTQRKGNYFMGGSDGGYTIW, encoded by the exons ATGAATAATAAAG GACAGTACCCTGCTGCCCCAGCCTACCCATCCCAGACTCCAAATCCTCAGTCAGTGTACCCACCAACCATGCATCTGCCACAGGCTCCTCCTTATACAGATGCACCTCCAGCTTATTCTGAG ctcTACCGATCTGGGTATGTGCATCAAGCAGCAGCTAATATGGCCCCTCTGTCTGCAGCTTACCCCCCCAGCACATCAATGTATCTTCCTATGGCTCAGGCTATGCAAGTTGCACCAATGGCCTCATCAGTACCTATGGCTTATTACCCTATTGGTCCTGTGTACCCACCTGGCTCCACAGTCATTGTTGAAGGGGGCTATGATGCAGGCGCTAGATTTGGTGTTGGTAGCTCCCCATCTGTTCCA ccACCTCCACCGGGCTGCCCCCCGAATGCGGCTCAGCTGGCTGCCATGCAGGGTGCAAATGTATTGGTCACACAGAGGAAAGGCAATTACTTCATGGGTGGCTCAGATGGTGGCTACACCATTTGGTGA
- the dazap2 gene encoding DAZ-associated protein 2 isoform X1 → MHLPQAPPYTDAPPAYSELYRSGYVHQAAANMAPLSAAYPPSTSMYLPMAQAMQVAPMASSVPMAYYPIGPVYPPGSTVIVEGGYDAGARFGVGSSPSVPPPPPGCPPNAAQLAAMQGANVLVTQRKGNYFMGGSDGGYTIW, encoded by the exons ATGCATCTGCCACAGGCTCCTCCTTATACAGATGCACCTCCAGCTTATTCTGAG ctcTACCGATCTGGGTATGTGCATCAAGCAGCAGCTAATATGGCCCCTCTGTCTGCAGCTTACCCCCCCAGCACATCAATGTATCTTCCTATGGCTCAGGCTATGCAAGTTGCACCAATGGCCTCATCAGTACCTATGGCTTATTACCCTATTGGTCCTGTGTACCCACCTGGCTCCACAGTCATTGTTGAAGGGGGCTATGATGCAGGCGCTAGATTTGGTGTTGGTAGCTCCCCATCTGTTCCA ccACCTCCACCGGGCTGCCCCCCGAATGCGGCTCAGCTGGCTGCCATGCAGGGTGCAAATGTATTGGTCACACAGAGGAAAGGCAATTACTTCATGGGTGGCTCAGATGGTGGCTACACCATTTGGTGA
- the smagp gene encoding small cell adhesion glycoprotein homolog (The RefSeq protein has 1 substitution compared to this genomic sequence) has translation MSILPTPDSVPEEAITKASGDVDGFEKAVVGGVIAAVFITLITVVVLITVYLYKHKGSYRTNENLEDVEASKTLQMEDSALTPEKKEYFM, from the exons ATGAGCATTTTACCAACAACAGACAGTGTACCAG AGGAGGCAATAACCAAGGCATCTGGTGATGTGGATGGTTTTGAAAAAGCTGTCGTCGGAG GTGTAATTGCTGCAGTGTTCATAACACTTATTACTGTTGTGGTGCTGATCACAGTCTACTTGTACAAGCATAAAGGCAGCTATCGTACTAATGAAAATCTAGAGGATGTGGAGGCAAGCAAGACCCTACAGATGGAGGACAGTGCCCTCAccccagaaaaaaaggaatatttcaTGTAG